Proteins found in one Amphiprion ocellaris isolate individual 3 ecotype Okinawa chromosome 22, ASM2253959v1, whole genome shotgun sequence genomic segment:
- the LOC111572391 gene encoding uncharacterized protein LOC111572391 isoform X2 has protein sequence MQVKSAVLVAPVRKNMPSDLVEPSGFTVQTNSISEIDSCYQIFISDGDVRLRDGDQQTSVKILRDSGAMHSFVKAAVLPFSPWSDTGGCVPCRGLALQTLYVPVHKMFLSCGFFQKEVEIAIREELPVWGVDIISGNDLVLDGRMWPDDKRPVCASQNPTLVQIELQQLPCHPVAAPLGGVVETPVSMQTDLSCSLDPVKVTVLGPEVPPVGAQQPDEGKDVLSTLCAAVTATAAALPYGGISKQQGKVYSFTVQNNLCVSHAGLVQEQKKDSSLKDLYALVVPSNQAFTQVKELLSSAPVPAAPRLDHSFALQVDASDVGAGAVLLQADEKGVEKPVCFFSKKFKGYQRHYSVIEKEALALILALQHFDVYVGLGFKLVVYTDHHQLVFFF, from the exons ATGCAGGTTAAATCTGCTGTTTTAGTGGCACCAGTACGCAAAAACATGCCTTCAGACCTAGTTGAACCCTCTGGTTTTACAGTTCAAACAAACAGCATCTCTGAGATTGATTCATGCTATCAAATCTTCATCTCTGATGGAGATGTAAGATTAAGGGATGGAGACCAGCAAACCTCAGTCAAAATTTTGAGGGATTCAGGAGCCATGCACTCTTTTGTAAAGGCAgctgttttgcctttttctccATGGTCAGACACCGGGGGCTGTGTGCCCTGTAGAGGTTTGGCGCTCCAAACTCTTTATGTTCCGGtgcataaaatgtttttatcatgtGGTTTCTTCCAGAAGGAGGTGGAGATTGCTATTCGGGAAGAACTTCCAGTCTGGGGAGTTGATATCATCTCAGGTAATGATCTGGTACTTGATGGTCGTATGTGGCCCGATGATAAAAGACCTGTATGTGCGTCTCAAAATCCCACCTTAGTACAGATTGAGCTGCAACAGCTACCATGTCATCCTGTAGCAGCACCTCTAGGGGGCGTTGTTGAAACTCCTGTATCCATGCAGACTGATCTCTCATGTTCTTTAGATCCTGTAAAGGTCACTGTTCTAGGTCCTGAGGTGCCACCGGTGGGGGCACAGCAGCCAGATGAGGGGAAAGATGTTTTGTCCACTCTGTGTGCTGCTGTAACTGCGACGGCAGCAGCATTGCCCTATGGTGGTATATCTAAGCAACAAGGCAAAGTCTATTCCTTTACTGTGCAAAAtaatctttgtgtttctcaTGCAGGCCTGGTGCAAGAACAGAAAAAGGATTCATCCTTGAAAGATCTGTATGCGTTGGTGGTGCCATCCAATCAG GCATTTACCCAGGTGAAGGAGCTGTTGTCCTCAGCTCCAGTGCCTGCAGCTCCTCGGTTGGACCATTCCTTCGCACTGCAGGTGGATGCCAGTGATGTAGGGGCTGGTGCTGTATTGTTGCAGGCAGATGAAAAGGGTGTTGAGAAACCTGTTTGTTTCTTCTCAAAGAAATTCAAAGGGTACCAACGCCATTACTCAGTCATAGAAAAAGAAGCATTGGCTTTGATTTTAGcgctgcagcattttgatgtTTATGTTGGGTTGGGTTTCAAGCTGGTTGTTTATACTGACCATCatcaattagttttttttttttga
- the LOC111572391 gene encoding uncharacterized protein LOC111572391 isoform X3, whose amino-acid sequence MSAEECKSYIKKEVEIAIREELPVWGVDIISGNDLVLDGRMWPDDKRPVCASQNPTLVQIELQQLPCHPVAAPLGGVVETPVSMQTDLSCSLDPVKVTVLGPEVPPVGAQQPDEGKDVLSTLCAAVTATAAALPYGGISKQQGKVYSFTVQNNLCVSHAGLVQEQKKDSSLKDLYALVVPSNQAFTQVKELLSSAPVPAAPRLDHSFALQVDASDVGAGAVLLQADEKGVEKPVCFFSKKFKGYQRHYSVIEKEALALILALQHFDVYVGLGFKLVVYTDHHQLVFFF is encoded by the exons ATGTCAGCAGAGGAATGCAAAAGCTACATAAAG AAGGAGGTGGAGATTGCTATTCGGGAAGAACTTCCAGTCTGGGGAGTTGATATCATCTCAGGTAATGATCTGGTACTTGATGGTCGTATGTGGCCCGATGATAAAAGACCTGTATGTGCGTCTCAAAATCCCACCTTAGTACAGATTGAGCTGCAACAGCTACCATGTCATCCTGTAGCAGCACCTCTAGGGGGCGTTGTTGAAACTCCTGTATCCATGCAGACTGATCTCTCATGTTCTTTAGATCCTGTAAAGGTCACTGTTCTAGGTCCTGAGGTGCCACCGGTGGGGGCACAGCAGCCAGATGAGGGGAAAGATGTTTTGTCCACTCTGTGTGCTGCTGTAACTGCGACGGCAGCAGCATTGCCCTATGGTGGTATATCTAAGCAACAAGGCAAAGTCTATTCCTTTACTGTGCAAAAtaatctttgtgtttctcaTGCAGGCCTGGTGCAAGAACAGAAAAAGGATTCATCCTTGAAAGATCTGTATGCGTTGGTGGTGCCATCCAATCAG GCATTTACCCAGGTGAAGGAGCTGTTGTCCTCAGCTCCAGTGCCTGCAGCTCCTCGGTTGGACCATTCCTTCGCACTGCAGGTGGATGCCAGTGATGTAGGGGCTGGTGCTGTATTGTTGCAGGCAGATGAAAAGGGTGTTGAGAAACCTGTTTGTTTCTTCTCAAAGAAATTCAAAGGGTACCAACGCCATTACTCAGTCATAGAAAAAGAAGCATTGGCTTTGATTTTAGcgctgcagcattttgatgtTTATGTTGGGTTGGGTTTCAAGCTGGTTGTTTATACTGACCATCatcaattagttttttttttttga
- the LOC111572391 gene encoding uncharacterized protein LOC111572391 isoform X1 yields the protein MATVVDEFVEAPSSEALELLTKEQLLKLAQHYAIDVDARRTKQTIKNILKANLQEEGVLETEECKSDISLPGLTFEQQKELLLLKLEHEQKLERMKFKVEEMKLEVEQQKLGLIKAGVLPMDTGEGATLTHFDVTKNLRLMPQFDERDVDTFFALFERVANARGWPDEERTLMLQCVFTGKAQEVYSSMSAEECKSYIKKEVEIAIREELPVWGVDIISDPVKVTVLGPEVPPVGAQQPDEGKDVLSTLCAAVTATAAALPYGGISKQQGKVYSFTVQNNLCVSHAGLVQEQKKDSSLKDLYALVVPSNQAFTQVKELLSSAPVPAAPRLDHSFALQVDASDVGAGAVLLQADEKGVEKPVCFFSKKFKGYQRHYSVIEKEALALILALQHFDVYVGLGFKLVVYTDHHQLVFFF from the exons ATGGCTACCGTTGTCGATGAGTTTGTTGAGGCTCCATCCAGTGAAGCTTTGGAATTACTTACAAAGGAACAGTTGCTCAAACTAGCACAACATTATGCAATTGATGTGGATGCCAGACGCACAAAGCAGACAATCAAGAATATTCTGAAAGCAAACCTCCAAGAGGAAGGAGTTCTGGAAACAGAGGAATGTAAGAGTGATATTTCTTTACCTGGTTTAACCTTTGAACAACAAAAGGAATTGTTATTGTTAAAGTTAGAACATGAACAGAAGTTGGAGAGAATGAAATTTAAAGTGGAAGAAATGAAATTAGAAGTTGAGCAACAGAAATTGGGGCTGATTAAAGCAGGGGTACTGCCTATGGATACTGGTGAGGGTGCAACACTTACTCATTTTGATGTTACAAAAAATTTAAGGTTGATGCCTCAATTTGATGAAAGAgatgttgatacattttttgcactgtttGAACGTGTGGCTAATGCTAGAGGTTGGCCTGATGAAGAACGAACATTAATGTTACAGTGTGTCTTTACAGGAAAAGCACAAGAGGTTTATTCTTCTATGTCAGCAGAGGAATGCAAAAGCTACATAAAG AAGGAGGTGGAGATTGCTATTCGGGAAGAACTTCCAGTCTGGGGAGTTGATATCATCTCAG ATCCTGTAAAGGTCACTGTTCTAGGTCCTGAGGTGCCACCGGTGGGGGCACAGCAGCCAGATGAGGGGAAAGATGTTTTGTCCACTCTGTGTGCTGCTGTAACTGCGACGGCAGCAGCATTGCCCTATGGTGGTATATCTAAGCAACAAGGCAAAGTCTATTCCTTTACTGTGCAAAAtaatctttgtgtttctcaTGCAGGCCTGGTGCAAGAACAGAAAAAGGATTCATCCTTGAAAGATCTGTATGCGTTGGTGGTGCCATCCAATCAG GCATTTACCCAGGTGAAGGAGCTGTTGTCCTCAGCTCCAGTGCCTGCAGCTCCTCGGTTGGACCATTCCTTCGCACTGCAGGTGGATGCCAGTGATGTAGGGGCTGGTGCTGTATTGTTGCAGGCAGATGAAAAGGGTGTTGAGAAACCTGTTTGTTTCTTCTCAAAGAAATTCAAAGGGTACCAACGCCATTACTCAGTCATAGAAAAAGAAGCATTGGCTTTGATTTTAGcgctgcagcattttgatgtTTATGTTGGGTTGGGTTTCAAGCTGGTTGTTTATACTGACCATCatcaattagttttttttttttga